A window of the Phragmites australis chromosome 20, lpPhrAust1.1, whole genome shotgun sequence genome harbors these coding sequences:
- the LOC133901259 gene encoding zinc finger protein GIS3-like, translating to MNEQDEQHLGGNPPDTAIESFSQLPFVRPKLQQPPASGSGTSPTSIRLFGFDVPPDAATSSTATSDATAASTTAPGQAAWSGAGAGGGGGGGGRKFECHYCCRNFPTSQALGGHQNAHKRERQHAKRAQYQGAMAMHAHYPAAHAYPAFTSYQHHRFAMARYEPPPQPPQPPPHYPSWSSHLPHAAPPVVPRYYGGAGSLSQPINGSPVPAAALCWVPDVNLSTPVATQERPASLSMAGRDEEAMAGARRGTVAAGQAGSRLPPSSTSSSSASSQHERRRGDAAENRENVSLDLTL from the coding sequence ATGAACGAGCAAGACGAGCAGCACCTCGGCGGGAACCCACCGGACACGGCCATAGAGTCGTTCTCGCAGCTCCCCTTCGTCCGCCCCAAACTGCAGCAGCCACCGGCGTCCGGCTCCGGCACAAGCCCTACGTCCATCCGGCTGTTCGGCTTCGACGTCCCACCTGACGCCGCCACGTCCTCCACCGCAACCAGCGATGCTACCGCGGCCAGCACCACCGCTCCGGGCCAAGCGGCGTGGTCGGGTGCCggtgcaggcggcggcggcggcggcggagggcgcAAGTTCGAGTGCCACTACTGCTGCCGGAACTTCCCGACGTCGCAGGCGCTGGGCGGGCACCAGAACGCGCACAAGCGGGAGCGGCAGCACGCGAAGCGCGCGCAGTACCAGGGCGCCATGGCCATGCACGCCCACTACCCCGCCGCCCACGCGTACCCCGCCTTCACCAGCTACCAGCACCACCGCTTCGCCATGGCGCGGTacgagccgccgccgcagccgccgcagccgccgccgcactACCCCTCGTGGTCCAGCCACCTCCCGCATGCTGCTCCACCGGTGGTGCCCAGGTACTACGGTGGGGCCGGCTCCCTGTCGCAGCCGATCAACGGCAGCCCGGTGCCGGCTGCCGCGCTCTGTTGGGTCCCCGACGTCAACCTGTCCACGCCAGTGGCGACTCAAGAACGGCCGGCGTCGTTGTCGATGGCCGGACGAGATGAGGAGGCAATGGCAGGAGCAAGAAGAGGGACCGTAGCAGCAGGACAAGCTGGCTCGCGATTGCCGCCGTCGTCAACGTCCTCGTCGTCCGCGTCGTCGCAGCATGAACGCCGCCGGGGAGACGCCGCAGAGAACAGAGAAAATGTGAGTTTAGATCTCACCTTGTAA
- the LOC133902071 gene encoding uncharacterized protein LOC133902071 has translation MGNSYGGGGSAASAALEVPVHLCFFLLVLLLFLGFSWYTSYESAAESFVYQARILLMASPFALLLAVRLLSGAGEEGGARRHVESMLALPMPERDSIHRAGGSPWGVGLLLLLLLVMVSYQSNFREKWFPLVSR, from the coding sequence ATGGGGAACTCgtacggtggcggcggctcggcGGCATCTGCGGCGCTGGAGGTGCCGGTGCACCTGTGCTTCTTCCTGCTGGTGCTGCTCCTCTTCCTGGGCTTCTCGTGGTACACGAGCTACGAGTCGGCGGCGGAGTCGTTCGTGTACCAGGCGCGCATCCTGCTCATGGCGTCGCCGTTCGCCCTGTTGCTGGCCGTGCGGCTGCTGTCGGGCGCGGGGGAGGAGGGCGGAGCGCGGCGGCACGTGGAGAGTATGCTGGCGCTGCCCATGCCCGAGCGGGACTCCATCCACCGCGCCGGCGGATCGCCGTGGGGCGTcgggctcctgctcctgctgctcCTCGTCATGGTCTCCTACCAGTCCAACTTCCGGGAGAAATGGTTTCCCCTCGTGAGCAGGTGA